DNA sequence from the Gallaecimonas pentaromativorans genome:
CGTCTATCTGCAAATCCAGTGGCGATTTCACGATGGCTCCTTAGACGATGGGGTGGCGGTGCTCGGCGAGCAGGCGCCGGCCGATGATAAGACGCATGATCTCGTTGGTCCCTTCGAGGATCTGGTGCACCCGCACATCCCGAAGATGGCGCTCCAGCGGGTACTCACGGATATAACCGTAGCCGCCGTGCAGTTGCAGCGCCTGGTTGCACACCTCAAAACCCACGTCGGTAGCAAACCGCTTGGCCATGGCGCAATAGGCGGTGCGTTCTGGGTCTTTCACGTCCAGCTTATAGGCCGCCAGGCGCACCAGTTGCCGGGCCGCCACCAGTTCGGTGGCCATGTCCGCCAATTTAAATTGCAGCGCCTGGAAGGCGGCCAGGGGTTTGCCGAACTGGCTGCGCTCGGTCATGTAGCGGGTGGCCGTGTCCAGCGCCTGCTGGGCGGTGCCCACCGAGCAGGTGGCGATGTTAATGCGGCCGCCATCGAGCCCCATCATGGCGAATTTAAAGCCCTCGCCCTCTTCGCCCAGGCGATAGTGTTTGGGTACCCGCACCTTGTCGAAGGTAACCATCCGGGTGGGCTGGGCGTTCCAGCCCATTTTTTCCTCGGCCTTGCCGTATTCGATACCGGCGGCATCGGCCGGTACCACAAAGGCGCTAATGCCCGACGGGCCGGCCTCACCGGTACGGGCCATCACCACTAGCACCTGGGTGCTGCCGGCGCCGCTGATAAAGACCTTGGCCCCGGACAGCAGGTAGTCGTCACCGTCTTTGTCGGCGCGAGTACTGAGGTTGGCCGCATCGGAGCCGGCGCCCGGCTCGGTCAGGCAGTAAGAGGCGAGTTTTTCGCCGGTGACCAGCGCTGGGCAAAACTCGTCAATCGCCTCCTTGGTGCCAAAGCTTGCCACCATCCAGGTGGCCATGTTGTGGATGGTCATAAAGGCAGTGGTGCTGGTGCAGCCCATGGCCAGTTGCTCGAACACGATGCTGGCATCGAGCCGGCTAAGGCCAAGGCCGCCGGCGGCTTCCGG
Encoded proteins:
- a CDS encoding acyl-CoA dehydrogenase family protein, which encodes MNFHLTDDQQAFEDTARQFASSELAPHAARWDKEHYFPVEVIRQAGELGFLSLYTPEAAGGLGLSRLDASIVFEQLAMGCTSTTAFMTIHNMATWMVASFGTKEAIDEFCPALVTGEKLASYCLTEPGAGSDAANLSTRADKDGDDYLLSGAKVFISGAGSTQVLVVMARTGEAGPSGISAFVVPADAAGIEYGKAEEKMGWNAQPTRMVTFDKVRVPKHYRLGEEGEGFKFAMMGLDGGRINIATCSVGTAQQALDTATRYMTERSQFGKPLAAFQALQFKLADMATELVAARQLVRLAAYKLDVKDPERTAYCAMAKRFATDVGFEVCNQALQLHGGYGYIREYPLERHLRDVRVHQILEGTNEIMRLIIGRRLLAEHRHPIV